CAAATACTGTATTCCTTGATCCTGTCTCCCGCGAAGAATTCACAATGATTCCTCTTCAGAGCACGTCTTATAAAGGGTAAAAAATACGGAGCTCGTACCTGCAAACACGAACCACCTGTGGCGAGTGTAGGAACTCCGCGCAACTTCTCAAGGAGTCCCTTTAAAAGGTCCCGTATCCTCTCCACATGAGACATACTAAAATATAAGATACGAAGATATAAGTTGGCTTCGACCAAAGAGGATACGTCGTCAAGTCTGAACACGGAGTCGTGTGGCGAGAACCCCGACACCCGCAGTGACAGCAAATGAGGGGCCCAAAGATTCTCCGCGTTAGAGAACAAGGAGGGAACGAGTAGCAAGTCCTTCACACTCGTTGAATCTATTCTGATGTTCTTCACGCCCTTGCAGGAGTCTAACTCGAGGGACTCTAAAACAGGACTTCCCCTGAGAATTTTCTGGAGGGAATGATCGCACAACTCTCTATGTCTTATTGACAAGACCTTAAGACAAGGCCACCGAATACTAGTACCCAACGAAAAACAGCAGTAAGAGACCTCCAGGCGTACCAGGCAAGTCAGGCGACTCGCGAACCGCGGCAGCGTGTACAAGAACGGCGAAGCAGTCAGCCCCAGGCAGAGATCCTCCACGCGGCGCGCCATCGCGAAGCGGAGACAGAAGTCGAGCTTGGGCGAGTTGGCTTCGTCGTACACGAAGCCAGTGACGTGGAGCCTCTTCACCGTGGGGGAGGTGCTCTGGATCAGGACGCTGTTGACGAGGGACAGGAAGTCGAAGGAATAGGTTTCGTGATTGCGAGGCCGGTCTCCGTTGAAGACGAagtgggtggtggtggtccaaGTGGACTGCCACCGCTTGGAGAGGACGCTGGTCTTGACGACGTCTTGGAGGGGCAGGAACGAGAAGATGTGGTGGATTACGTCGTTTGGCAAGGCGCCGATGAGATCGCTGgggctcaaaggaggaggaggttggcTCCTGCGATTCGGGCTATCGCCAGAGGATTCGCGGTGGATGTCGCCGTGCACGGAGGTCTCCGCCATGGAATATGTATGCGTTCTCGGTCGAGTCCGCCATGGAATATATGCTTTCGAGGCTCTTGACTTTTGCGTTTTATATTTATAtggcataattttattttatttttttgtgtgcgtatttctctctttttcaatatttataagaatttttgttttgtgaCCAAGCGAGTGCTCAATGGTCAAGTAATTTTCCCACGTGGAATCAGAATACTCCAGAAAATTGTTACGAATATTGATCCAAAGGTAAACAGGAAGAAGCATAATTCTTTCGTCATGCTAACGTGGCAttcaattaaaaggaaaaaagtgatAAACCTAGTAATCCTTTTGTAATAAGAATCTATATTATTATCCACGAAATAGTTATTATGGCAAAAAAAGGGGTACTATTTCAATCTATTATAGGTAACATATCCATCACGTGGTGGTATTTATGTGACGGCCATATTTGcctaaataataaaaaagataaatacaatcaaaaatcctaaattatgcaCAATGTGACAcgtttaccctaaactttttttgtgacatcaaaaactccaaactatacccatggtgacacatttaccctaaaccttttttttttttttgtgacactaaatatCCTGAACTTGTACCATTGTGACATTAATTTTCCAGTTAAAAGcagcaattaaaaatataacGAAAATTCAAGGTGGCGTTGATATGGCGCCATGCAAGTGTCACATTAGAAAAacgtaaaaaagaagaaggaaaatctgAAGTTAttattcatcgtcttcaacaTTCGAGTTCCTCAGGCACTTGTCCATCCACTACCCACTTCTATTTGGAGACACCGCTGGAGTGAGATACGATCGATGCGATGATTCCTGGCACTTTCCAAAATCATTTCTGATTGTTGATTTGGTGTTTTAGGTGCCTGTGAACGATGAGCTCATTTGGGACAATGGGACCGCATTCCTTGAGCCCTGCATTGATTGCATCACCGATACTGTTGGAAAGTTTGGGATTTGTTTGTTCTATGGGATGGACGTTTTTCATGATGGATGCCTAATTGTCAAAATCCTGCTTTAAGAttaaatttggaatagatcttagCCTGAGCAAGgccgagaaaaaggaaaggattgTGTGGCTTAGCTCAGTATTAAATTGTGATTTACAGTATGAAGCATTGGCTTGGCTTTGTGGAGGTTTGAATTTCTCCTGCAATTTGGCTTCAACAAGGGCCAGCCCGACCTCCTCCAATTCAGGCCCTCCTTGGATTCACATTATACTTTTAACtggaaggtaaatgtgtcacaatggtaTAAGTCCGGGGTTTCTAGCGTCACAATGAAAAATCTAGAGTCAATGTCTCACAATggatatagtttaggatttttgacgtccacaaaaaaaaaaaaacagagtaaaTGTGTCGCGGTATgcatagtttaaggtttttgacggtattttttctttaaaaaaaaagattaaagatACTAAAAAGAGAGGGGTGATTACCACGAAAAATAACAAACTGGTACATCAgtataaatttacccaaaatttttttttaccacaaaaaatctcaaactggtacacatataagaaatttatcctaaattttttttggaccactaaaaaccctaaatgggtacacatttgataaatttacctcaaattggtacacctatgacaagtttatcatccattaatttttattaaatttcatcatcaaattgcctagttggatgacacgtgataaTTGCCGAATGTAcacgtttgggatttttatcctatGTTTATCggatatgtatcaatttggggcatttcgtgatattaactcaattaatggaaactaacagagggtaaattcgATACaattgtactagtttggagttttttgtggttgaaaaaattaatttgggatatatTTATCATGGGTGTACCAATTTCGAGTttattgtaataaaaaaaataatttggataaatttgtcacgggtgtacttGTATGGGATTTTTTATTaccataaaaattatttagggTAAACTTGTTACATATGtgccggtttaggattttttgtacgTTTAACTCAAAAGAGAGGTAGTTGCCCTCTCCATACAATTATCATAGGAAGATCTCttcataatttatttaaaattgctatttcttgtcaatttttaaattaaattattctTGGAATTTTCCTCTAATGATTTTTTAGCACTTTTTAATAGTTATATCTTCGATGAAACGAAAAATAGCTATATAAAAAAGGGGTGAATATCTTCAATCTTTTAGTTGCTGTCTTTTAGTGGAGAATgagacatttttgaaaaatatttttcagcaaatccttttttaggaaaataacaatatttttcgatgtttggctAAAACCCGAAAATAAATGTTActatagaaaaataatcaaaaaagtcAGAAACCTATTGTAATCGTGCCAATTCAACCATTTAGCCTGTCAATGCTGACATAtacactttttaataataatttttcttttcaatttttttattttatctttatcttttcttttttttctctttcagtttgtttttttcttgccaCCGGTCGGCGAGGGTTGTCCTAGCACGCCGGCCACCGGGCAAGCCCATCACAGCCACTAGCGAGGCCATGGCCGCCTTCGACCTCGGTTGATGAGGCCCTAGCAAGGTTGGCCTCGCCCATATCCGGGCTAGGCGGCCTTGTCCGCAACCATGCGTCCCGATAGCTTGGGTTAGAGAGGCGTGCTCGCGAGCAAGGCAACCGTGCCCACACCCGCGATGGCCTCACCCAATGGTCGgtgaggagaaagaaaaaatagaaagagaaagaagagaaaaaattaaaaattaaaaaattaaaatattattaaaaattatccacataagTGTAGGATGGCCCAATAAATCGAAACAAATCCAAGAGGATTAGTACTCAATTGAcggaaaaaaattttaggattaaatagACACAATCGTtatagatttaagacttcttTTATAATTCCGCCCGTTAAAATGTTTTCCAGGTTTGGTACGGTTGATTTCCTAAGAGAAAATAGCcgcaaattttgaatttttaattattttttccttttcttttgtttcctactTCCACGGTTGGTGCTGGTTGCTCACGAGATCAATGCTTTACATTTGCACCATTACTCTCGAGAGTAGATCGtaaaaaacaggaaaaatgaggagggagaaaaaaaGGCAGCGAAGGGcaatgcttctctctctctctctctctctctctctctctctctctctctctctctctctctctctctctctctctctctctctctctctctctctctctctctctctctctctctctctctctctctccagcgaTCCTCTGCGATTTCGGTTTGTGATTATTGAACATTTCACGTTTTGTTCTCGGATTTCATTTCGACTGAACTTGATTTCAAGGCGTTCTGGCAAGTAGAGCGACGGTGGTCCCATTGCTTCAGTGCATCAATTCGCCATCGAGCGACGTACTAAAGACCAACGGCTTGATGGTTTTCGATTCTAGCGTCGGCAGCGGCTAGAGCCGTAAGAGCGAAGGCAAGAAGGAAGGGCCGTGGAGGCCTCGCCCTAGGTCTATCACAGCCCCTCAAGCCAAGGAGATGGCCTCGCCCCGAGCCTTCGTGGCCCTGTTGGCTGAGGGTGACATGGCCCTCTCCCCCGGCCTGAGTGAGCCCTTCTCGACGGTCTAGGGtggtcggaaaaaaaaattgaaaataaaaaataaaaaatacaaaaatctgaatggaaaattaaataaaaaatccatgtaTGACGATTTTGTTGGAAAGGACATCTAAATGATCAATTTTACCTcgatatggtacttaagtgaacggagaaaaaaagttatgatattcaAGCGAGtgtcatacaaaagttatagcattcCCGCTATTCTTATCCCCATAATCGCTCCTTGTTAATGATCCTAAAAACATCTTGAATTCTCAATTTCATGTAAATGGTATATTGGGATTGCATGGGGCCTTCGGgctttctttgttattttgctCTTTCCCATATGGTATAAAAAAGACTAGGGAAAAcaccataaaaaaccctaaactataccactgtgacacatttatcttaaacattttcttgtgataccaaaaatcctaaacttatacccatatgatacatttatcccaaatatttttttttatgacacaaaaaatcccaaacttatactaatgtgacatatttatcccaaaattatctttttgtcaca
This sequence is a window from Rhodamnia argentea isolate NSW1041297 chromosome 3, ASM2092103v1, whole genome shotgun sequence. Protein-coding genes within it:
- the LOC125314355 gene encoding F-box protein At5g03100-like, with product MAETSVHGDIHRESSGDSPNRRSQPPPPLSPSDLIGALPNDVIHHIFSFLPLQDVVKTSVLSKRWQSTWTTTTHFVFNGDRPRNHETYSFDFLSLVNSVLIQSTSPTVKRLHVTGFVYDEANSPKLDFCLRFAMARRVEDLCLGLTASPFLYTLPRFASRLTCLVRLEVSYCCFSLGTSIRWPCLKVLSIRHRELCDHSLQKILRGSPVLESLELDSCKGVKNIRIDSTSVKDLLLVPSLFSNAENLWAPHLLSLRVSGFSPHDSVFRLDDVSSLVEANLYLRILYFSMSHVERIRDLLKGLLEKLRGVPTLATGGSCLQILSYWEMEGVHSPLSKCRNLTLNAPVSRWDLPGIVHLLRSSPCLEKLVIRLAGFTNLQFELDEESKDRFNYDEEDFLCARKGNFECLAKHLKRVEIIGFQANSFRSKYLLALMKFLLGDALVLEKLIIKAELPSQYGQERHQDPVLSELLGVMQEVLSYRRASRNAEVIFNHPFKETSF